GTGCTAGCGTGTGTTAGCGTTAgcatgttactgtgtgtgtgtgaatgtgttcgGAGTGTGTTATTACCCAGCAGGTCAGCAGGCGGCGCTGTAGAGTTCAAGTAGTGGAAGAAGAGAGTGGCGGCTCTGAGGAACGGCAGGATGCCGACTTTCACACAACGCCACAGCTGCCACCCAGAGTTCACCTCAGGTAACGCACTGATCAATACACACAAAACTGATCATCAGGAAGACTCACAACACCAATCATTTTTTTCGTCTATTGATTCATCatctttaaattaaatgatgaatcgataaaaaaataacaataaataatatatatataaataaaacaacagccaaGTGCTGTCTGCAGCTGTGATGAGACAGATCAACATCTGTCTGAACACCTGGGAGTGTTTGGTGTTTGCTCACCTGCCCAGGTGTTTCCTCAGCGTGTCGTACAGCTGACAGGTgaattcctcctcctctgatcCTCCACTGTCCTGATCCATAAACACCTcctctgcagacagacaggtgagaaaCAATCTTCACTGATCCCTGCTGAAACACCTGCAgagtgaacgtgtgtgtgtgtgtgtgtgtgtgtgtgtgtgtgtgtgtgtgtgtgtgtgtgttacctgttgTGGAGGTGAGCAGGATCTGAACTAGGTGAGCCACAGTGACCAGGtgaaggaggtggaggtgggctGAGTCAACCACACTCTGTCTTGATTGGTCCAGACAGTGAACTGAGCTGTAGGACAACACGCTGTaaacctgcagagagaaagacagcatTTAAACTGGAACTATACTGGATTTAAACTGGAACTATACTGGATTTAAACTGGAACTATACTGGATTTAAACTGGAACTATACTGGATTTAAACTGGATGTCAACTGGACCTACACTGGATTTAAACTTGGTTTAGACTGTATTTGAACTGAATCGATGAAGTGATGAAACTCACCAGCAAGTGGAACATGTCGATGTCCAGGATACATGGAGTGTTTTCTACCTGAGGGTCTGGAACCAGAgctacagcacacacacacacacacacacacacacttattatgGGATCACAAACATATTAATGCCCATTAATGCtcgcctgtatgtgtgtgtgtttacctgcgAGCAGTCTGATGAACTGCGTGTGAACTGTTTTCAGTGGAGCTGCTGTCCAACAGGCTGAACTGAACCTGGTGAGAGAGCTCAGACAGTCgtcctgtaacacacacacacacacacacacacacacacacatatacacacactttaaTTTTGTCTGTGCTGTActatcattttatttaacaaagaATTATTTAAGAGGGGAACACACAGATATGAAGCTCGTTAGCAGTCTCCTAACTGTGTGTAAACATGTCTCTGACAGACGAGCTTCAATAAAACTGGATGTTaacaacacagctaataagctagGATaacttcctccattttggactctctggctctctgtcCGGTCAAAGGTCAGTTCTGTCAGGACAGCTTGTTATTGGCCGATGGTGATAATTAATGTGTCAAAGTTCATTAAACAGGGAGAGTGTTACCTGTCTGCAAGGTAAACTTCCAAATAACGGCTTCTCCTCGTCCATCAGGAGGCGCTCTGCAAAGATACACACAGTCAGcacgacctctgacctctcaggtgtgtgtgtgtgtgtgtgtgtgtgtgtgtgtgtgtgtgtgtgtatgtgtttgtgtgtgtgtgtgtatgtgtgtatgtgtgtatgtgtgtgtacctgacctctcaggtgtgtgtgtgtgtgtgtgtgtatgtgtgtgtgtgtgtacctgacctctcaggtgtgtgtgtgtgtgtgtgtgtatgtgtgtgtgtgtgtacctgacctctcaggtgtgtctgtgtgtgtgtgtgcgtgtacctGACCTctcagatgtgtgtttgtgtgtgtgtacctgacctctcaggtgtgtgtgtgtgtgtgtgtgtgtacctgacctctcaggtgtgtgtgtgtgtgtgtgtgtacctgacctctcaggtgtgtgtgtgtgtgtgtacctgacctctcaggtgtgtgtgtgtgtgtgtgagtgtgtacctgacctctcaggtgtgtgtgtgtgtgtgtgtgtgtgtacctgacctatcaggtgtgtgtgtgtgtacctgacctctcaggtgtgtgtgtgtgtgtgtgtacctgacctctcaggtgtgtgtgtgtgtgtgtgtacctgacctctcaggtgtgtgtgtacctATAGCCTGGATGGTGTAGGCGCAGGTGGACCAGCTCAGCACTGGGACTCTCTGGTCCTGCTCGTTGGGGTTCACCTTCAGTCCCACCTTGTAGGTCGACATGCTGAAGGTGGTGATCATCTCGCTGACGCTGCTGGAGAACGGGTTCCTGAAGGACAGAGTGACATCACCGTTGACATCATCATCGCCTGCTAAACCAGGTGAGTTAtctactttatactttaacACAGTGGAATTTGACTGTGATACAGGTTATTGATTAGGATCAATGGAGACAGCTGTGACTCACAGTGGAGTGAAGTCGATTCTGAATCCTTCTGGAACAGGAACAGGAGGCTCCGCCCCCTCTGCAGcatctgaaaaacacacacataaatacacacacacatttaaacgGCCGATTCAGTGCGACTCCACCCTCTAAATGATTGACAGGTGACTAACCATCAGACTGTGTCCTGTGGGCGGAGTGTAGTGCTGCTATCTGCTGATTGGTCGTCTTCAGCCACAGCTCCAGACCGGGGTGATCgacactgagagacagagaggattaATTACAACAATATTCCTCAAGTGAATGTGTACCTGTGGTCAGGTGAATGTGTACCTGTGATCAGGTGAATGTGTACCTGTGATCAGGTGAATGTGTACCTGTGATCAGGTGAATGTGTACCTGTGATCAGGTGAATGTGTACCTGTGATCAGGTGAATGTGTACTTGTGATCAGGTGAATGTGTACTTGTGATCAGGTGAATGTGTACTTGTGGTcaggtgtgtgtacctgtggtCAGGTGAATGTGTACCTGTGATCAGGTGAATGTGTACCTGTGATCAGGTGAATGTGCACCTGTGATCAGGTGAATGTGTACTTGTGATcaggtgtgtgtacctgtggtCAGGTGAATGTGTACCTGTGGTCAGGTGAATGTGTACCTGTGATCAGGTGAATGTGCACCTGTGATCAGGTGAATGTGTACTTGTGATCAGGTGAATGTGTACTTGTGGTcaggtgtgtgtacctgtggtCAGGTGAATGTGTACCTGTGATCAGGTGAATGTGTACCTGTGATCAGGTGAATGTGTACTTGTGATCAGGTGAATGTGTACTTGTGATCAGGTGAATGTGTACTTGTGGTcaggtgtgtgtacctgtggtCAGGTGAATGTGTACCTGTGATCAGGTGAATGTGTACCTGTGATCAGGTGAATGTGTACTTGTGATCAGGTGAATGTGTACTTGTGATCAGGTGAATGTGTACTTGTGGTcaggtgtgtgtacctgtggtCAGGTGAATGTGTACCTGTGATcaggtgtgtgtacctgtggtCAGGTGAATGTGTACCTGTGATCAGGTGAATGTGTACCTGTGAtcaggtgaatgtgtgtgtggcagcagaGGGATGACAGTGTTGCTCAGACACTCGCAGAGCGGACACAGGAACTCTCCGTTCTCCACGTCGTAGCTGGTGTGACCTCGCAGACGCTGCTGACGTCTCTGCTCCTTCAGCTGTACAGCCTCAAAgtacctgaacacacacacacacacacacacacacacacacacacacacgcagatgaAGATCAGTGATCTCCAAAGACTTGGGAAACCACCACACCAAGACTCAGAAGGACCAGCCATGTTCACAGCAGCAACTAGTGGacattagaggaactgcagctctgATTCTGGTTGCAGATGTAAACATCTGCTGTTAGTGTTACTAACAAACGTGCATCTCTTTTCATATAAGTGCTGACTTTGATGTCTCTGTACTTAAAGCCACTTTTGGAacgaaatgtattttttctgatgtaataaaatataacttTCAAAGGGAGAGTTCAACAGTGTTGTGAGTCCTTGGGAGGAAGAAAGCAGTTCTTTTCCCTCATTCTAAGTGTAAAGTGATAATTTTATTTCCTATTTTGAGCCCTGtgtgagctgcagctgcagtgcCTTACCTCTGCCAGCAGGTGGCGTGCATGATGTGTCCACAGCTGGCGGTGTGGATACCCAGTGACAGGTCGGGGTGCATGAACAGAGGGTCATGAcactctgaaacacacattcacacatccatCAATCTACAACGGTCAACACTGACTGATTACTGTCCTGCTGATGTCGGAGTGAAGCTCTGCTCACCTGCGTTGGGCAGGGCGCGGCGGCGGTTTTTGGACAAAACGGTTGATCTCTGGACAAACGCTGCCAACACCATGGCCCTGccgtgacctttgacctcctgctcctcctggcACAGGATGCAGGTCACCAGCTGACGGCGCTCGGCTCCGCCCAACCTCCTGGGACCAACACACACCTGTGAGACACTGGACACCTCCAAGCTGGGAGGActgggaaggagagagagggggggggggggagagttTTCCTGTTAGTGGATGAGAGCACTGCGAGCTtcatcacctgtctgtctgagtgTCTACACCTGTGTTCTGCAGATGCAAATATAAACAGGTGCAAACAGGTGTAGTCAGGTGTACCTGtgctctgcagcagcagatgtcgacgcctccagctcctccagacTCTGTTGGAAAAGTTCTTTGTTCTCATTGATGAAATGTTTCTGCATCTCAGACATCTGAGCCATGATCTTCTCCCTCCTGAGTCGAGCCATCTCcgccttcctcttcctctccgcCTTGTCTTTGTCCCGCACCGTCTGCAGGGATACAGCATCACCCATCAATTTCAATTAAAACTGAGTCAGGTGGAGGTGAAGCAGGTCGGTTAGTTgttcaggtgtttgtgtgtgtcgtACCTCCTCCAGTCCTTGTCCCTGGCTGATAGTGACGCTGGAGGTGGAAGACGAACGTTCTCttattgttttgatgtttgccaccatctgcacacacaaaacaaacttcTACATCAACATATGAACATCTCAGTGTTGATCAGTGACACAAAGAAACTTTCAGGTGACTCAGAGAAAGAAACCGAAACTTTCACTTCAGGATGTGAATGGAAACTGAACGGCGCCCAGAACGGCGCCCTGCAGGACGCCACGAGGAACATGAGCTGCAACAAAATGTTCTGACAGCAGATTAGCTGATAAACTTtatgtcaaaacaaaaactaaattaaaaatatccTTAAAAAACGAGATctatgacaaaatgttttacatgatgagcagaaaatataaatagaataaaacatctttagtttttgttgattaaaatttgattaaaactaatatttttGTCTAAAcactgaagtaaaaataaaatgtgtgttaagAGGCAGAGACGACCTTTGAGCCAAACAACtttgagtgatttttttgtcactcaaacaacaaactgtcatgacaacacacacaatgttaCTAATTAGTTGATTACTTGATCAACAGATagttaattattttgataatcaaataataaaaaagtaatctttttaagcaaaaatggcttcagcttcttaaatgtgatgatttgaagttttcctgtgtcatacatgataataaatgGAATATTTTGGACTGTTATAATAATAGTTAGTTTAATGTTATGGAGGTAAATGTTTGAGTCGCCGCCGTACCTTGAGGATCCAGGTGATCATGTCTTTGTGGACCTCCAGGTGAGGAGCGTTCTGCAGACTCTCCAGCAGAGCCAGAACACTTCCTGAAGTACTGGGAGCTTCACCTGgacctgaacacacagacacacttcacTGATCCTGCACCTGGTTACAGTCTGTCTcctgtttgatttatttgtttgattgattgtctGAATTTGTGTCCGTTACTTCACTGAACTGTGAAGTTCAATGACGGTCACGTCTTcagtttatgtatatatatgtatgtagtGCTGTACAAGTGAAAGGCACAACAATAgagataaaatgacatcagtggtAAGAGGCACGAACAGAAGACAACAATGAAAGGTaatgataaaatacaaatgtgcacaaatgtaagacatgaaacagaataaacattgtaagatacatttataaataaataaatataagattATAGAAAGTAATAAAGCCACTGAGAGCACTCAAAGGTCATTGTGTGACTTGTGTCTGTTCACAAATGACTGCTGCTGCATGTAGTAAACATGTTATTCTCAACATATTctactagtgtgtgtgtgtgtgtgtgtgtgtgtgtgtgtgtgtgtgtgagtactgACGTGTGATCTTGCAGGTGTAGTTGAAAGTGACGTCATCGTATCCGCTGCTGttctccagctgctgctgctcctccagcaGAGCCATGCCCACCAGGTGGagcacctgtacacacacacacacacacacacacacacacacacacacacacacacacatccaaacgTCATACATTAActatttacatgttatttcCTCATCAGAGAACTGTGGCGCCCCCTGTGGGTCAATCTGAGTTCAATGTTAAAGTTGTGATATAAGAGTTCAGAGACATCAGTCCTGCATGTTTGTACTTTATTGATCCGTTCGctcaagtattttttttgtaccaCATGACGTCTGCAGACTTCTGTAGAGACTGCACTCTCACAtcatgttcacacatacagactcagAGTAGCAGCTTCCTCTCGTCTCCCATCAGCCTCAAGCTGGTGAGTTACAGGTTTAACAGTGAAAacagctctcagctctctgattggtcagttagTTTTTCTCGTTGTCGTTATATTGACGCATAAAGAACTAATTAATTTCGGGGTGATGCGTTTCCACACATTGTTTTCACGTCCTGATCATTGTGATATTATATTGAATCAGGAAGCTTTGCACCGTCACGACTGgctttttcctgtttgtttgaagTGTTTTCACAAGAGTTGAGCTGGAGTTAAGGTTCGGTTTATACTTGATCAGAAACAGTTCGTACGACGTGCTGTCTGACCGTCGTTGTTCAGAACGGCTGTGTTGGATATTTGGGGTGAAAAGTCGGCTGTCACTGAGAGGGAGGGGAGatgtgatattgtttaaatacggGGACGACAGAGTGTTTTCTCTCagttgttcacatgaaaaacagaaacagagagctgagagagaagcTCAAAGCCTGACTCctctctcacctccacacagctgaACAATCACAGCGTGAAGTggaaaagttacagaaatgacCAAACACCGATCCAGCGCTGGAAAGGTGACGTTTCTGAAACTATCTGACAAGCAGTAGAAGActgtttgagtgtgtatgtgtgaacggCCTGTACAAGAAAAGGACGTCTCATTCCTTGATTCCTCGTGTCTTTTCCTGCAGACATCAGTGAGAGAAACAATGAGAGTtcagtaactgtgtgtgtgtgtgtgtgtgtgtgtgtgtgtgcgtgtgtgtgcgtgtgcgtgtgcgtctCACCCTCTGCAGCATGGACTCTGTCCAGCCTCCACCGCTGGGCTCCACAGCCCACTGCAGCACGGCTCCCTCCACAGCCAGCAGCACGTCACACTGCAGCAGGTTCACCAGGCTGCCgaacagaggacagagaggggggGGCACTGGGGGCGGCAGGGCtggtcaacacacacacacacacacgcacacacacacacacacacacacacacacacacacacaggtcaagTTTCACATTTGGTCCAGACTGTCCAGTGATCAAAACCAGAACTTGAAAGATGGATTAAAAACTTGCCACAGAGAAGTTatgattaaagaaaacaaacgaCTGTATGATTTGTAGTTTATTCAGAGATTTAGATGTTGTGGTTTGATTTTagtttattgatgtgttttactTTTGGAAGTTTAGTTGTTTAACTTCTCATATTTCTGCAGAGCTTCTACGCAGGTGAGAAAACACATCTTTGTGCTGTTTTGAATCCTTAAAGTCAAAGAAAATTtaattctttcattctttttggttgttgatgtttgatgtgttgaCCTGATCAGCTGATTAGTCTacaggtgtgatacagacaCTCAGGTGTGTTGATGTTTGTATAcatgtgagacagacaggtgtgtttacctgtgtcCTCTCCGTTCTGTCTTCTCAGCTTCCTCTGAGCCTCCTccgcctgcacacacacaagcatatcACGcactgttaccatgacaacacagCACATATCATCACTGATCAATAACCCGTCAATAGCCCGATCAGTGTTTACCTTGGACTGGTCGGCTCTGCTGTAGTGATGGAAGTACAGGTTGAAGTGTTTGTTCCACTCCGGACGCAATTCATACAGACCTCGACCTGTCACACCCGGCTTCCTGCAAATACAGGTGGAGGTGTTTTAAGGTGGACTGAGTGTTTCCTATTTAAGGTGGGCTGATCTTTGTATTTAAGGTGGACTGAGTGTTGCATATTTAAGGTGGACTGATGTTTGTATTTAAGGTGGACTGATGTTTGTATTTAAGGTGGACTGAGTGTTTCGTATTTAAGGAGGACTGATGTTTGTATTTAAGGTGGACTGATTTTTGTATTTAAGGTGGACTGATGTTTGTATTTAAGGTGGACTGATGTTTGTATTTAAGATGAACTGATGTTTGTATTTAAGGTGGACTGATGTTTGTATTTAAGGTGGACTGATGTTTGTATTTAAGGTGGACTGATGTTTGTATTTAAGGTGGACTGATGTTTGTATTTAAGGTGGAAGTGTTGAAGAAAACAGACTGACTTGAATGAAGCAACGCTGTCGATGACTCGCTCCAGACCCGTCTCCTTATTACCCTGAAGAGAAGAAACAGATCAACTgtctgaagaggaggagaagtcAGACACGAAGAAAAAGAGCTGACTGATAGACAggataacacacagacagacaggtaaacagacagacagacaggtaaacagacagacaggtaggtgTCTCACGTTCTCGGGCAGAGCCTTCACCAGCTCGCTGTGAGCCATTGGTCTGATTGACAGCTGGTGGATGATTTCTCTTCTGACCTCATCGAAGGGCTCCACCTGGCCGACGCCAGCCACGTACCGctcacctgagacacacacacacacaaacacacacacacacaaacacagacttaACCCAACAGCTTATTAAGCACgtaggtgtgtgtgtagctgcacTGTTTGACTCTCTGACAGTAACCAGGTGACTACACTGCAGGTAAACATGTTCTGTGATTACATAGGTAACCTGACTTCTCTGAGGACCCTGCTGTTTGTGGTGACATAGATATGCAGTTTGCAGGTTCTGCTGTGCAgaactaaaaataataataaaactttctttttaaataaagatgaCGCAGCACAGACGGACTCACCGACGACCATGATGATGAGGTGAAGCATCTCCTCGATCAGAGTGTTGTTCTGCTGGACCACGTCCTgtcacacagacaggtgagagacagacaggtggtcaGTAAACTCAGTAGAGTGTCAGTAGAGTCAGTACTGACCTTGTTAGCCTCTCTGTATCTTTTCCTGCAGTCTGTTACAGAGTCAGTAGAGTGTCAGTAGAGTCAGTACTGACCTTGTTAGCCTCTCTGTATCTTTTCCTGCAGTCTGTTACAGAGTCAGTAGAGTGTCAGTAGAGTCAGTACTGACCTTGTTAGCCTCTCTGTATCTTTTCCTGCAGTCTGCGGAGCTGAAAATGTGGAAAAGTTCAAATCGACTGAGAACGATCATCAGGAAGTGGTTTGGATCCATCATGGACGCTCCGGCctgcaagaaaacacacaacagaaagaCTTAAAGAGAGTTAACACACCTGAAACCAAACTACATCTACCATGTGACAGA
This genomic interval from Thunnus thynnus chromosome 14, fThuThy2.1, whole genome shotgun sequence contains the following:
- the ubr2 gene encoding E3 ubiquitin-protein ligase UBR2 isoform X3: MQCFLGSVHKDHRYRMTTSGGGGFCDCGDAEAWKKGPYCQKHTPTPNNRDTEEDPVAQLPADMVARSYNIFSIILKYAVDMLTWDQEDQLPAGLEPPERGDTYYCMLFNDEVHTYEQVIYTLQKAVNCSQKEAVSFATTVDRDGRKSVRYGDFQFCEQAKSVIVRNTSRQSKPLRVQVMHSSVVAHQCFALKALSWLGQIIQYSDGLRRILCQVGLQEGPEGENSSLVDRLMLNDSKMWKGARNIYHQLLMNSLLMDLKYKKIFAIQFAKNYRRLQTDFMEDDHERVVSVTSLSVQLFTVPTMARMLMVEENLMTTIIRTFVDHLRHRDLQGRFQFDRYTAQQAFKFGRVQSLIGDLKYVLISRPCEWSDELREKFLEGLDSFLELLKCMQGMDPVVRQVGQHIEMEPEWEAAFTLQMKLTHIISMIQEWCSTDERVLIDAYRRCLSALSHCHSGLPDGEQPISLSLAGHCVETFRYQVSQDKVSIHLPVCRLLAGLHVLLSRTEVASRFPEQLPLGELSPPLLIELPLRCLVLCAQVHAGMWRRNGFSLINQIYYYHNVKCRVEMFDKDIIMLQAGASMMDPNHFLMIVLSRFELFHIFSSADCRKRYREANKDVVQQNNTLIEEMLHLIIMVVGERYVAGVGQVEPFDEVRREIIHQLSIRPMAHSELVKALPENGNKETGLERVIDSVASFKKPGVTGRGLYELRPEWNKHFNLYFHHYSRADQSKAEEAQRKLRRQNGEDTALPPPVPPPLCPLFGSLVNLLQCDVLLAVEGAVLQWAVEPSGGGWTESMLQRVLHLVGMALLEEQQQLENSSGYDDVTFNYTCKITRPGEAPSTSGSVLALLESLQNAPHLEVHKDMITWILKMVANIKTIRERSSSTSSVTISQGQGLEETVRDKDKAERKRKAEMARLRREKIMAQMSEMQKHFINENKELFQQSLEELEASTSAAAEHSPPSLEVSSVSQVCVGPRRLGGAERRQLVTCILCQEEQEVKGHGRAMVLAAFVQRSTVLSKNRRRALPNAECHDPLFMHPDLSLGIHTASCGHIMHATCWQRYFEAVQLKEQRRQQRLRGHTSYDVENGEFLCPLCECLSNTVIPLLPHTHSPDHSVDHPGLELWLKTTNQQIAALHSAHRTQSDDAAEGAEPPVPVPEGFRIDFTPLNPFSSSVSEMITTFSMSTYKVGLKVNPNEQDQRVPVLSWSTCAYTIQAIERLLMDEEKPLFGSLPCRQDDCLSSLTRFSSACWTAAPLKTVHTQFIRLLAALVPDPQVENTPCILDIDMFHLLVYSVLSYSSVHCLDQSRQSVVDSAHLHLLHLVTVAHLVQILLTSTTEEVFMDQDSGGSEEEEFTCQLYDTLRKHLGSALPEVNSGWQLWRCVKVGILPFLRAATLFFHYLNSTAPPADLLVTGPGQWEALCSYLGLPSNLLQLYQSQHTLLEPLIYRWCSHPGVRQTLQGAGVIVRFPRESNRLIDLPEDYSVLINQASSFTCPRSGGDKSRAPTLCLVCGSMLCSQSYCCQTEVDGEDVGACTAHTFTCGAGLGLFLRVRESQVLFVAGKTKGCFYPPPYLDDYGETDQGLKRGNPLHLCADRYRKIERLWRQHGIAEVIGHAQEANQTLVAIDWQHL